From a single Candidatus Zixiibacteriota bacterium genomic region:
- a CDS encoding ATP-binding cassette domain-containing protein, with translation MIKAHELKKIFTDKKRGEIVAVNKVSFEVHPGEIFGLLGLNGAGKTTTLRLLAGLLRPNSGTCYICNINVAAEPEKAKARLGFLTGTTGLYGRLTAAEMIKYFGRLYGLDENSVKKRANELMEILSMTEFANTRCDKLSSGTKQKVSIARTMIHDPDVIILDEPTAGLDVISSRAVIEFVSTEKARSKTIIFSTHIMHEAEKLCDRIGIIDKGRIAAVGTPSELKAATACVDMDDAFVKLVGNTYE, from the coding sequence ATGATAAAAGCACATGAATTGAAAAAGATATTCACCGATAAAAAGCGCGGTGAAATTGTCGCAGTCAATAAAGTCTCTTTCGAAGTGCATCCCGGCGAGATATTCGGACTTTTAGGGCTAAACGGCGCGGGTAAAACCACTACTCTGCGGCTTCTTGCGGGGCTTTTGAGGCCAAATTCCGGCACTTGCTATATCTGCAATATTAATGTAGCTGCCGAGCCTGAGAAAGCTAAAGCGCGGTTAGGTTTTCTTACCGGCACAACCGGACTGTATGGCCGTCTGACAGCCGCCGAGATGATTAAATATTTCGGCAGGCTCTACGGGCTTGATGAAAACAGTGTCAAGAAGCGGGCGAATGAGCTTATGGAAATACTGAGCATGACCGAATTTGCCAACACTCGTTGTGATAAGCTGTCATCGGGAACCAAGCAGAAAGTGTCAATCGCCAGAACAATGATACATGACCCGGATGTGATTATCCTCGATGAGCCTACTGCCGGTTTGGATGTTATCTCCAGCCGGGCGGTTATCGAGTTTGTCAGTACGGAAAAGGCGCGCTCTAAAACGATTATATTTTCAACTCATATCATGCATGAGGCGGAAAAGCTTTGCGACCGCATCGGGATTATAGATAAAGGCAGAATAGCGGCAGTGGGAACACCATCCGAATTGAAAGCGGCAACAGCCTGTGTCGATATGGATGACGCCTTTGTGAAACTTGTTGGAAACACTTATGAATAA